The DNA region ATGTTCTCCTCCAGCCAAGCCTTCTGGTTGTCCAGCTCTTTCTCCCGGGCCTCCAGTTCAGAGTTTTGGGCCTTTAAATGCTGCActtgctccatcacctcccggGTTCGGTTGTGTGAGTTCTCCCCCCTGATGATAAAGAATGACAAAAGTCACACAACAGGTTACATGTAAGAACAGCTTGTAAAATGTACATGGTACAGTAAATTTGATGCTGATACCAAACGACAGCTGAGCCAAAGGCTTAAACTGAGGCTACTTTAAATGGTAGATCAAAATCacttaaagaaaaataaaacgtCATAAAAACTGCCAAACCTCCACTGGATTatgttcttgttcttcttctcaaTCAATCCCACTCCTTCTAACACGTTGGTAATGTCATagatcctcctcttctgccccaCTGCCAAACTGCTTGCAGCCTGCAAAGTTAAACATTTCTATAAAGGGTCTTAATCTGACAATCAAAATGACAAGACACGTTGCCCATGCACAAACTGAATTCCTCATTAGTACATGGCAAAAAAGCTGCCATTAGAAACACCAAATCCAGGTTTGGGTGCCTTTAACGGCGGGGGATAGACAGTTATACAATGCCAAAGAATGAAGGGGGAGAAGAGGGTCGGAGTTTGCTGTGTCAACATCACGCTAGACacctgagaggagagggaaataaaaaagacaggagGATTGGATACTTTAGTAACTAAAGTTTAGTTAGATCTGGCAAAGACGTGTCTCAAGTATCTTAAAATTAAGACTGGATGGTAGACATTATTCTTCCCTAGCTGAATAGGAGTTGGATGAAACTGTACTGTTCTCATTGGCCCCAAAGAAAtaactgtttttattatttcataatTATTCTTTGGCCCGCTTTGAATTTCAAGTTTTCTTATTGCTTGTTACTTCTGTGCAAAATTTAATATACATTTGGtagaaatgaccaaaaaaattCCTCTATTCAAAAATATCAAGTCCACATTGTCAGATGGCCAAATTATAAAGTGGCATAAATTTAAATCAGCACAAACGTCTTATTTGAGATATCAAAGGAAGTAAGGGAAACGCCTTAAATTCATTTAATAACATAGGTTATATTATATTTACAAGTTCTTAATGGAAGGATCCCTAGTTTTGTAAACGTATTTAATAACACAAATGCGGCAAACACTAGAAAAGTCGAACTTTGATAATCATATCGGTAATTTGACCTAAACACGATGCCATGAACAcacaatataatatatatatgtaaatatatggATATATTAATCATCCTTACGGCTCAAGCTTAGCAAGTTTATTAATTGTAAATATACAAAGTTTACCAGCGTTCGTTCAAAGAGAACCTCAACCTTATGTACCAATAAATTATGTTTCTAAACACCGACATCAAATAGATAACTTCACATCTGTTCTACAAAACTAGAGAAGCTTCAAAAATATAAGTTTATCCTGCTAAAGACGCAGCTACACCACGGACGGGCTAATGGCGGCTAAGCTAGTCCACCTGTACCACAAATCAATGCACCTGACTGGGCGCATTTGTGACTGACAGCCCTTTGTTCACAGCGGCTCTGGGGCAGAGTGGCAGTAAAGAACACCACTAAATACCGAGAAAGCAGCAAAACCCCACAATAGGGGCCGTTTCACTGACCACTTTTAAATCCAGGACGCCATCCTCGGCTTGTTGAAGCAGACGGACGAACTTCATGGTGAGGACCCCCAAACTTTTCTCGTGCCGACTCGGTGCTGCGCGTAGAGTCACCGGTGTCCCAAAATCCATCTTCTACCTCTTTATTCCCCTGGAAAGTCTGTGTTTAACTACGAATAAGCATTTCTTCTACACATTCTTCATAACGCGTCGGTTACTCCAGCCAGTCCGTAGTTGTGACTACGGTACTTATTTTAAAGAGTTTGTTAAATCAACATTGCGTTTAGTCAAGTTACCACGGCAACCCTTGTCCGGCTCGTGCCCTCCCCGGTAAAGAAGCCCCGCCTCTATTAAACAGTGACCACGCCCATTTAAACCCCGACAAATGTTTCATATGAATGTAAGATATTAAATTGACTCATTATCTTGTATACTTTATACCATCTGATTGGAACTGCCTTCTTATCTCCAGTGTCCCTaaagtctttatttttctatttattccttatttttaaataaaaagaaatgggCTGAAATGAAAATGTACATGCTACAGCAAATAATAACTTGATCTTTTTAAGAACAATGACGTATAGATAAGGGTATACATTGTCATTCACGTAAAGGCATATTTCTGCTGTTAAAAGTCTTTTAGTACATTTGTGAGAcgtttcattttctcttccaTAATTTTCTTGCTGTTTTGTGTCTCTTCAAGTAGTTGAcgcatctcctcctccacttcaatCAcctagaaaaacacacaaactttgTATGAACTACAGAAAAAGACACATTCATGGTTCCCAGAAACAAAATATTCAGATTAAATGAATTTAGTGTTTAAAATGTATTGTTAACATGAATTAAAATGGACCATGTTCAACAAGAAATAGGTGTCCTAAAGACAATGATTTAccacataaaaatgtaaaacaattaATTACAGATACATTACACAATCAAAACAGTTGATTTTATGAGTCATTTAAAAATTGACAATGTTTATTGGTTTATTTGAAATGTCACTTAAATTAATCTGTCCACACACATATTAggttttttgtttatttttggcaAATATATGCAGCTAATCTGTCTCTTGACTTGGAAGGAGAACTgaactgtaaaaatgtaaaaaggtCACCTTGTGATTAGCTCGTTCaatctcttcctgtttctgctttgCCAGTTGAAGCAGGTCGGCCTGATGCGCAGCCTGAACCGATTCCAGCTGCTGATGAAATGCATCATCGACAGAACGCAACCTTTCTACTGCAGCTCTtcaagaaaagcagaaaatataCCTAATATTATATTGATCAAGAAAgttattgttttattgagattttAAAAGATTTCTCAATTTTGTTGTGGTGGGATCTGTATTTATATCAttttggaggaagaggagggataaTTCCATGTGAGTCTGTATCATACTTATGCGCTTCTGTTGCTTTGTGTCTTTCCTCCAGAAGCCGATGCTCCTTTTCATCAAAGTTCTCTTTCATGCGCTTCACCTGACTCTCCAGCAGGGTGAGCAGGTCTGCCTTCTCCTGCCACTTTTTACTGGAATCCCTGttacacaaagaaaataaacacctACTTAAAAAGCAACCACAAGGTAATGAAACATAAGCAATAACTAAGACTTGGCTGTATTTTGGACCTTACATTATTCAGATTTTTTTACACAATAGGATGATGCCAAATATACTTCAGAGATTTTAGATGCATGAATGCACGTGGATGATTTGGATTAATTAGCCAGTTTAGTAGTCtgaaaaaatgacattaaatctGTATGAATCTGACATTTCATCTACAGGGCAAAGGACTTACCTGTAAGCTCttttcacttcctccagctctgcatgcatgtcttccagctgctgtttcagATCCTCCTTGCGTAGACTCAGGTGATCCCGCTGCTCCCTCAGCTCAGCCTGCTGAgctttctgctcctccagctgctgttggagctTCTTCTGGGCCTGAGCTGCTTCCTCGGCTATCTTGCGAATTTGATCATCACGTTCTTGCAAAGCCTTGGCCGATGAAAGTTTTTAAACAAGACAGACATTTTTGTGAGACtcaaagtaaataaaaaggGGAGGTTACAGTTTGAATATTTACCTCTTTGAGTTTACGGATAGTTTCCGTCTGATCATCAACAATTTTGCTTTTGATTTTAAGGGCATCAGTGTTTCTCTCATTCTGTTTCTTTTGATCCTCCAACTCGGTGCTCAACACCTCTATCCTTGCCTCCAGACGTCCACGATCCTGAGCCAGGGACACTCCTAATACACATGAATATATATCAAAATACTAATTAATTTACAACACTATTACATATTAATAATTTAATGTTCCAGAAATTCTGAATAAACCTGGATTATAATGCTTTAGTGGCTAAAATATACTCAACCATTCAGATATTAATTTGAAAAGCATCGTACCCATGATTATGTACAGTCAtggataaagaaaaagaattaaTTTGTCTGACTTGTTTCTCAAAATGAGCACTAGGCACTGTTTACTTGCCCCCCTCAAATGACCAGCACCCCATCATTGACACAATTCCATACCATCTCCTAGATGGTGCCTGTACAATAAAAGTTCCAAAATGCTGTTAAGCTGTCAGTGACTTTACCAAGACATATTCTACACTGAAACTAATTCTTGCTGTTCAGATTGTCTAACACTGATTCACTTCTTCCAGTCTCCCACCTTGCTGGGCGAGCTCCTGGCTCCAgagtttcctctcctccttcaggccATCCAACACCGACTCTTGAGCTGTAAGCTTTGATAAAAGTCGTGCTTTTTCTTTCCGGAGTAACTccagctgcaggctgaggcGCCGGTCCTGCTCCACTTCTGCTTCCAGGGAGAGCAGACGTCTCTGACAGAGGAACAAACAACACTATACTCAATTACCACCTCATACGAGCAGTGAATAAAAAGCAGCTGAATCCAGTCATTTTGTCTCAAAGGTGTCTCAGAAATGTTTATTCTGGGAAAATGATTATATTTTAAGGaatatatctttttttctttacaatcTTTTTCACCTGTACTATACCTTCAGGGCAGTCACAGCTTCTTTTTTGCATTTGATAAGCTCTGAAATGTGCTTCTTCTGTTCTTTGACCATGGTGGTGAGTTCCTGCACCAGAGAGCCAgatttcttctccttctgctgAGAATGGATGAGGACTCCTTTGAGGTCCTGCAGCTCAGACGTCAATCGATCGCAAGTCTCTTTCACCTTAACACCATTAAGAGGACGAGGCAGAGAAGTCAAGCATCTAAAGAACCGCCTGGCTTGAAGTCTTTATCAAATAAAGCACATTTATggtcagacagaaatggttggagggtttaaaagtaaaaaaaaaaaaacaccccgaAGAGTTTTACAGGAGGAAAGTTTGAacgaaaaataaataaaaccaagtGGTCGGAACCTGTCTATGGAGAAGCAATCAGGATGAGATTAGATTTTGTTCAGAGGCTGAATAATATCCATAATAAGAGTACAGATGAACTCAATCAAATCCAGTCTTTTGTGCAGTGTCTTTCCTATGGTAATCACCTGTCATAGTCCACAGTAATAACGCTAATTCAATCTCAGCTTTGACCATCAAGCTGAAAAAAAGGTAACCAAGTTGAGTTAATTTACAGTTTAATCGTTTCCCTTTGTGCTACACAAAGCGATCATCTATGTGAAGAATGCAGAGTATAATACAGGACAAGACTGGAGTGATTAAAGTTCATCTGTATGGCAGATGTGCTCATTATAGCAGACCTCGGAGAAGCGAGCAGCCTCGATGGTGAGTGCCATGCGGAACTCGTCCTCTAAAGCAGCGTACTGTTTTCTGCCTTCAGCcactttctcctgcagctctgcctcccTCTGGGCATGTCTCCGTTCCGCAGATGCAACTTCTTTTGCAACCGCATCAAGAAAATCAGCCCCGCCAGGCTGTAACCGTACACCCAACTGTTTTCTGTTAAAAGAGAAATGAACCCATAACCATGGATTTTCCTTTTTACATGCTTAAAAAGCTACTGATTTACCAACTAAGGGTATCAAGCCCAAGAGTTAGGCTGTGCCCTTCTTCAAAAGCTGTTGACACTTGGCTGTCATTAAGTCACAAAAGAAATAATATTTCCATCTTTAATTCAATTGTGACAGGTTTCAAAAGGACCAACCACTTGAAAATAACAATTGAATAGGATTTTCCCCAATGTCTTTGTTGAAACAATAGCTAACAAAGACATAGAACTGGGTTCTCCTCTCCTTACTTCATCTGTTCCAATTACTTCATGATTTAATAAGGCCCTTTCATagatgatgatttttttatcATCTGTGAAAGTTTAATACAAGACTACcaaatcaaacatttattttctataaTCTGTGGTAATCAATTCCATCTTGCCCTTTCTTTCAACACTGGCGCTGCAGTGGCAGGGAAGGAACACAAGACGATGTCATACTTCAAATGATGCCATTTACTAACTTTATACAGGCTTGGAATTGCATTTTTGCACACAGTGACAAGGTAAAAATTCTAATTATTCCATCCAAATCTGCTTTTAAAGCCAATTCACTTTGGAACACTGATAGGTAAACGCTCAGAAAGGGTATACCtgtgttcttcttctctggagaCCAGCAGTTCATGCATCTGTTGGAGTTTGTCTTTATATTGCTGGACTGAGAATCTCTGGATATCCAACTCCCtcttcagagctgctgccttGTTCTCAAGCTCCTGGTGGCGCCTTGACTGCGTGAAGTCAGGACACATTTCACGTCTGCTATTGATATTTACTTCCAGAGCTGAATGAACCAGAACAGTGAATCTTTTATCTGTATTTACCAGAATACTGAATCTTTTATCTATGTTTATTCACTCTGCACGAGATTACATGCCAGTGAATGTTTTATATTTGTACGCAATGAACCCTCctctgctttttttatttacacattGAACTGAAGCATAATAAATCAGCCACAgcacctcctcatcctgctggcGAGACCTGATTGCATCTCCTtgggagattctttcctccaGCCTTCGCATTGTGCCCTTGTGTTGTTCCTCTTTGCTGCAGGCCTGATCCAGCTGCTGGGTGAGGGACTGACACCTCCCCTCCAGCTCTTCAACACGAATATGCAGGTTGGAGCGCTCCGAGCGCTCCTTCAACAATAGTTCTTTCAGCCTGAAAAAGACCACCATATGGCAACAGTATAAAAAAAATGGCAGGAGTAAAAAGTACAATGTCTATTTCTATTATTTGCAAAAACTACATTTCTAAACCACACTACCAATGATGTGTTGTGGTAAGTGGTAGTTTACTTTGGAATCATAAAACTATAAAGAAAACATGAGGACAT from Takifugu flavidus isolate HTHZ2018 chromosome 15, ASM371156v2, whole genome shotgun sequence includes:
- the lrrcc1 gene encoding leucine-rich repeat and coiled-coil domain-containing protein 1 isoform X1: MGDKELSLIDKKITSLLEVALSPTVTSLNLHCNHIPRIEGLTSAWHLRHLDLSSNKISQIEGLSTLTSLRTLNLSCNLITKVEGLNGLVNLSRLNLSYNQINNITGLLHLHGREYKLKHISLQGNHLDSIDHLLQCLLGLQSLREVILSQYDSDNPVCRLSGYREIVMQSLPQISALDDLDRLGNPSHQGLLSPCDVPGLDDYVDLLLSSDTSHTEVVKGDGCLKNPHINNMLTRFNQPNVNEAVDNAVKQREHQSFQPFCSSFTNPAVPVNEERIKKLEQRVSQLIKKAPADDTSSSCTHAVVKVRRAKRDTDRTSESECDSGKENRRRSRIHKHPNSISSKVSLKETKDRRSDRYFCTCTWLPVLENDSENHKQRNSKVPIGAQGKASGAGSVKTAQPTRRAPFRSTKTSVDVKTKSTENEETYRTIVEERDQEKERRWKAEQAVRTLTEELKCLQTRMDEEKDIQNVALHATDRLKELLLKERSERSNLHIRVEELEGRCQSLTQQLDQACSKEEQHKGTMRRLEERISQGDAIRSRQQDEESRRHQELENKAAALKRELDIQRFSVQQYKDKLQQMHELLVSREEEHRKQLGVRLQPGGADFLDAVAKEVASAERRHAQREAELQEKVAEGRKQYAALEDEFRMALTIEAARFSEVKETCDRLTSELQDLKGVLIHSQQKEKKSGSLVQELTTMVKEQKKHISELIKCKKEAVTALKRRLLSLEAEVEQDRRLSLQLELLRKEKARLLSKLTAQESVLDGLKEERKLWSQELAQQGVSLAQDRGRLEARIEVLSTELEDQKKQNERNTDALKIKSKIVDDQTETIRKLKEALQERDDQIRKIAEEAAQAQKKLQQQLEEQKAQQAELREQRDHLSLRKEDLKQQLEDMHAELEEVKRAYRDSSKKWQEKADLLTLLESQVKRMKENFDEKEHRLLEERHKATEAHKAAVERLRSVDDAFHQQLESVQAAHQADLLQLAKQKQEEIERANHKVIEVEEEMRQLLEETQNSKKIMEEKMKRLTNVLKDF
- the lrrcc1 gene encoding leucine-rich repeat and coiled-coil domain-containing protein 1 isoform X3 → MGDKELSLIDKKITSLLEVALSPTVTSLNLHCNHIPRIEGLTSAWHLRHLDLSSNKISQIEGLSTLTSLRTLNLSCNLITKVEGLNGLVNLSRLNLSYNQINNITGLLHLHGREYKLKHISLQGNHLDSIDHLLQCLLGLQSLREVILSQYDSDNPVCRLSGYREIVMQSLPQISALDDLDRLGNPSHQGLLSPCDVPGLDDYVDLLLSSDTSHTEVVKGDGCLKNPHINNMLTRFNQPNVNEAVDNAVKQREHQSFQPFCSSFTNPAVPVNEERIKKLEQRVSQLIKKAPADDTSSSCTHAVVKVRRAKRDTDRTSESECDSGKENRRRSRIHKHPNSISSKVSLKETKDRSDSENHKQRNSKVPIGAQGKASGAGSVKTAQPTRRAPFRSTKTSVDVKTKSTENEETYRTIVEERDQEKERRWKAEQAVRTLTEELKCLQTRMDEEKDIQNVALHATDRLKELLLKERSERSNLHIRVEELEGRCQSLTQQLDQACSKEEQHKGTMRRLEERISQGDAIRSRQQDEESRRHQELENKAAALKRELDIQRFSVQQYKDKLQQMHELLVSREEEHRKQLGVRLQPGGADFLDAVAKEVASAERRHAQREAELQEKVAEGRKQYAALEDEFRMALTIEAARFSEVKETCDRLTSELQDLKGVLIHSQQKEKKSGSLVQELTTMVKEQKKHISELIKCKKEAVTALKRRLLSLEAEVEQDRRLSLQLELLRKEKARLLSKLTAQESVLDGLKEERKLWSQELAQQGVSLAQDRGRLEARIEVLSTELEDQKKQNERNTDALKIKSKIVDDQTETIRKLKEALQERDDQIRKIAEEAAQAQKKLQQQLEEQKAQQAELREQRDHLSLRKEDLKQQLEDMHAELEEVKRAYRDSSKKWQEKADLLTLLESQVKRMKENFDEKEHRLLEERHKATEAHKAAVERLRSVDDAFHQQLESVQAAHQADLLQLAKQKQEEIERANHKVIEVEEEMRQLLEETQNSKKIMEEKMKRLTNVLKDF
- the lrrcc1 gene encoding leucine-rich repeat and coiled-coil domain-containing protein 1 isoform X2, with the translated sequence MGDKELSLIDKKITSLLEVALSPTVTSLNLHCNHIPRIEGLTSAWHLRHLDLSSNKISQIEGLSTLTSLRTLNLSCNLITKVEGLNGLVNLSRLNLSYNQINNITGLLHLHGREYKLKHISLQGNHLDSIDHLLQCLLGLQSLREVILSQYDSDNPVCRLSGYREIVMQSLPQISALDDLDRLGNPSHQGLLSPCDVPGLDDYVDLLLSSDTSHTEVVKGDGCLKNPHINNMLTRFNQPNVNEAVDNAVKQREHQSFQPFCSSFTNPAVPVNEERIKKLEQRVSQLIKKAPADDTSSSCTHAVVKVRRAKRDTDRTSESECDSGKENRRRSRIHKHPNSISSKVSLKETKDRRSDSDSENHKQRNSKVPIGAQGKASGAGSVKTAQPTRRAPFRSTKTSVDVKTKSTENEETYRTIVEERDQEKERRWKAEQAVRTLTEELKCLQTRMDEEKDIQNVALHATDRLKELLLKERSERSNLHIRVEELEGRCQSLTQQLDQACSKEEQHKGTMRRLEERISQGDAIRSRQQDEESRRHQELENKAAALKRELDIQRFSVQQYKDKLQQMHELLVSREEEHRKQLGVRLQPGGADFLDAVAKEVASAERRHAQREAELQEKVAEGRKQYAALEDEFRMALTIEAARFSEVKETCDRLTSELQDLKGVLIHSQQKEKKSGSLVQELTTMVKEQKKHISELIKCKKEAVTALKRRLLSLEAEVEQDRRLSLQLELLRKEKARLLSKLTAQESVLDGLKEERKLWSQELAQQGVSLAQDRGRLEARIEVLSTELEDQKKQNERNTDALKIKSKIVDDQTETIRKLKEALQERDDQIRKIAEEAAQAQKKLQQQLEEQKAQQAELREQRDHLSLRKEDLKQQLEDMHAELEEVKRAYRDSSKKWQEKADLLTLLESQVKRMKENFDEKEHRLLEERHKATEAHKAAVERLRSVDDAFHQQLESVQAAHQADLLQLAKQKQEEIERANHKVIEVEEEMRQLLEETQNSKKIMEEKMKRLTNVLKDF